The Vitis vinifera cultivar Pinot Noir 40024 chromosome 7, ASM3070453v1 genomic interval TTTTTGGAGAGAGCTTGAATGGgaagaagattggctagaaggGAAGGGAAGaagagtgagagaaagaaaactgAATGAGAAAAATAGAGCATAAGGAGGAAATCTTGAGAGGATTAGCTGAGCAAGAGAATGGGTTTGTTGGGATTTTGATGTAAGCTTAGGAGAATGAAGTAAAGCAGCTTGATACCTAGCAAGTCCCGCTGAATGGGAGCCTTTTTAGGTGCCTTTACCAATTAAACCATCTATTCATGGCAGTTGATTTTCTCTGTGTTGTTGTGATTGTGTTGTAAATAATTCATGCCTTGTTCTTTATAtcaaatttgattaagagtgatctaattcattttttagttCTCCTTTGTGTGTTTGAGTCATATCCTTGGATCTCATTTCCACCTGGTTTTTCCCACCTATACATGAGCCTATTGACTTCAATATGAGATGGGGCTCGGACCAATGTTTTCTTTAGTTCATTTGATACTCTGTTTTTATGCTTGCCCTCTTGCTATTTACTCTTTGTTCACAGTGACTATTTGTACCTTCGAGGAGAAGGGCTTTGTTGTTGCGATCATGATGGACACTAAGGGGAGTGAGATTCACATGGGGGAACTTGGTGGTGCTCCGTCGGCCAAAGCAGAGGATGGTGAGATATGGATTTTTAGCGTCTGAGCTTTTGATTCACCTCTCTCAAAATGCACTATCAACATCAACTATGATGGTTTCGCCGAAGATGTGAAAGTTAGTGATGAACTCCTTGTGGATGGTGGAATGGTGAGGTTTGATGTGATTGAGAAGATTGGTCCAAATGTTAAGTGTCGGTGTACTGATCCTGGACTGCTGCTACCAAGGGTTAATTTAACGTTCTGGTGGGATGGGAGTTTAGTGCGAGAATGTAATGCCATGCTCCCCACAATTTCTTTAAAGGATTGGTTGGACATAGATTTTGGGACTGCAGAGGATGTTGATTTTATTGCAATATCATTTGTCAAGTCTATTGAAGGGATTAAGCATCTCAAAGGCTATATTGCTGCAAGATCTCGTGATAGTGACATTATTGTTATTGCAAAAATAGAGAGCATTGACTCATTAAAGAACTTGGAAGAGATCATTCAAGCGCGTCAGATGAAGCTATAGTAGCCAGAGGAGATTTGGGTGCTCAAATCCCATTGGAGTAGGTCTCATCTGCTCAGTAAAAGATTGTTCAGCTATGCAGGCATCTAAATAAACCTGTCGTTGTCTCACAGCTACTCGAATCCATGATTGAATATCCTACACCAACCTTCATACCTGCCCAGCTCACCACCCTCATCTCTTTATATCCTTCATACCCACCAAAGTCAATAACCATACCCATTTTCCCATCATGTATACTCACCAAACTTATCATCATACCCATCGTCTTTCACTTATTTCCAACACCATATCCACCATAGTCAACCGGTCCCCATCTTACATACCCACAAAACTCGTCACCTTGACCACTCCTCGGCAAAATCCGCACATGGGTTTCTTTTTATCAGCTTCATTTGTGCCATTGCTCTTTCTCTGAAGAAATAATTCGAAAATTATGGAGCAAAGTTCAGACCAATCATGACAAAAGAAGCTTCTTGCAGCTTAATGACTGTGTTGAAACGTCTTCCTTCATTGATGATATTCCAATGGTTGTTTGGGTCACCCCATGCATTCTCTGTGATTTCTGATGATGGAACTCCCCcaaaggtcacaaaggaagtagAAAACATTCACTCTTGATGCTATGGCCCACACAAATACCGGTTTTTTTTCCAAGACCACCACTTCATGTGCTGAGCATAGCTTTGCGTGTCCGTCACCATCCTTTCCCATGTTCATGAGACCCCTTTCTTCATGGCCATCTCAGCGCATGTGCTGAGTATTTCCCAACGTGCAATTTACCCCTCTTTTCTGTCCCccctttctttgttttctctatGAATTCAGCAGCACCCCGAAGTTTTGCCCGTCAACCAAGAAAGACATAGATCATGCCTTGAGGTCGGAAAAGACTATCGAGTTTACGGATTTCATTTTTTGCCGCATCCTAGAACTGTTATATGCCAGCtctaagttgatttatcaaccCTAAGAGTGAACCCTTTTTTTCCAATGTTCCTTAAGGTCCTCAAAACCCGAGTGGTTACCCAGATTCCTGTTACGCAGAGCATAGTGATGATGGGCCAAATGCAAAAATGGGAGAGATTTCCAAAAAAAGCAGGCTTGAGCAGAGGTTTCCTATCATGCCTCCGAAGCACAATCAATAGTCCAAGTGAGATAGAACCAGAAATTGCATGTTCAATGATGTGGTTCAGTGACCAGCTCAAGACCCCAAGCTTAGGATTCCCCTgttgcatggtttgcatggccaccttccTAGGTCCATTTTCACAACCCATAGCTTCATGCATGTCTTCAAAAactgattttcaaaaatcttgttttcaaataattttaacccACAACTCTTCATTCTTCTTTAGTGTTTTAGGTCCTAAAAATcgattttcaataaaattttgctaccattttcttttcggcaagcaattttcacattttctttgatttttaaaatgttttgaaataagcatgggtttaattttgtaattccaagtgatggaatttacagaattgattcatgcaaaaataaatcggGTTTTGATGGGGCTCAACATGTGTGATTTTCttgttgattgattgattgatatgTTGTATTGACTTGCCTGACTTTATGACATACATGCAACTATTTAGTATTCGTTCACTAACCTTTGTTTTCCATGAAACAATCAGCTCATTACTCATGTACACTCTCTATTTTTCTTGTTCATTCTTACTATTTCTAGATTGATATTATTTTGGTATTCATGCTTAATctatcaattgtcacacttgttttagtttaattagtagagacccatttttaggggcttagaggggcgTTACGATCATTGACGTACCTTTTCAATAAAACCTGACTCCTGAGCCtagatttggtttttcatagaccatcttttccaaataaagagtcacacttagggttttctttattattttgttttccttttaaaaataaaacaaaaataagtggcgacttcaagtcattttctaaaaaaacaattttttttcaaataaaaagcgagtttgcTATCGAGTGAGAATGCATGAGCAAAAATGCAGGATccacaagaagaaaaataaggatCAAGatgtgttttattattttatattttgatgtcattttttatatgttagcCATTTTTTTATAACCTTGTTTCATATGtttgtatttataatatttcataTCGAATAAGGTATAAGAGGTTTCttacactatatatatatatatatagtgaaattattttaattatgtaaacatattttaaagtaataaaGATTTCTTTAAcctaaaataaacaatatttatataggATGAAATAGATTGTTACAAATagtatcaaaatcaaaattgatttcGATATAAGACTAAGAGTTTTGTTGACAATGATTTGTAGGAAGCGTTTTTACcctttctaatacttaaaaataaaaaatgtcaaatgttaaaaatgctaaaaatgtttcctataattactatcaaacgACACTATAAGTGTTCAAAGTGATCCTACAATCCCAAACTTGACAACATACCAAATTGGTACcacaaattttccttttaaattattatacaaaCTAGTCCACCATTTAagtgtattttcatttttatatttcaaaaaaaaaaaaaaacactagctTTTGTATATGTGCAAAACcacattttctaattttcttgaCAAATTAGAGATGATAATACGACGGGATTCAAGCGATTCATCCAAATACAATCAAGCCTctttatttaaatcaattttaagatcaaccaataaataaaaataaataaatgagatgagGCGaaccatttaatttttaaattattttttattttttaaatactttttcttattttataacaaaatgtaacattaaactaaaatatcaacatatttgatatgttatacaatttttttttatatatataaataaatatataaatttgaatttttattataatattattctCCCACAACGTTGCAATAGAATTCTAATCTTGGGACATGTAGCTCCTAATTCCTAATATGGTCTATTTACCTTTTTAagaaattcatatttttctttttaagtaaatttttgtttaattacataatatttataaaaatttaaaatacaattaaaatataatttatatttcatttaaaaaaataaaaggattatGGCGTATTAATATGGTATaccttaattatttcaaattaatttatattcataAGGGAaggttaaattaaaatttttaaacacaTAAATATATTCGAAATATTTAGATATTTTGAGAGCAAGTAGGTGAATTATATACTCTCTCGCGAGTGAGGACAGAGGTCAATTGTATTGGTCCTCAGCTTTCAGGAAAAGATCACAGCTCTTTCTCGGATACGGTACGTGTCTTCTCCTATTCTCTGCAATGATCCAAACCTTAAACCCTTGATTCTCCGGCAAAATTGCACATATACTCCCCACGCTCTAAACCCCATGTCCCCTAAGACCTCCATAGAATCTTGTACCTTTCAGTTGCACAGTTGGAGACCCTTTCAGCTCCCCACCACTCCCAAAACCCTAGAGCCTGATTCCCATAATTCGAAACCCTACTCCATTACCACCTCCAGCAATGGCCTTCACAGCAAGAGACCTTGCTTATCCGATAGAAAGACGTCGTTTCCGATCGACGCCCTTGACATTTCGAAGCTGAGCTTGCTGGAAGACGACAAGCCCGCGTCCTCGGCGCCGCGCAATCGGGGGAATGTTCGATGGATCGACCGGAAGCGCCGCCGCCGTGGGTCGCGGTCGGTTTCTGGGAGGAGTAGTGACCGCAGCGGGACTCGCCGGTGCTGCTCGGTGGGGGCGTCGGCGGCGTACGCGACTTGCTCCGATTTTCCGGTGGCCGCCGGGACAGATTCGAGTGGGGAGCTGTTTGTGAATGGAGATTCTAATTGGTCATCGGATGTAAGCGAGGCAAAGAATTCGAGGAAAGATAGGGATGGAGGGAGTGGCGAGAAGGAGAATTTGGGTTCTGGGTTTGGGCacattggtatttttgaaactcagGGGAATGAATCAGGATACGGAAGCGAACCTGGGTATCGGGGCGATGCAGAATTCGGGTATGGAGATGAGCTTGATGAGGAAGAGGACGATGCCCGGTTGTTGTTTTGGGGCGAACAACTTGGAGGTACATATCCTGGAATTGCTTTGAATGTTTGTTAAATTGAATTTGAtagattagtttaaaatttgatGGGTTTATAAGCTATGATCTAATTTATtccttttaaatttcattatttttttgagtTCTTCAGTTAGTACTTGGTCTGTGGGTGGTTTTGCAGTATTGGATTGACCTAAAAGTATAGTTCTATCTTATGGCATTCATCTATTTTGCTTTTGGATTGGGTCAGTGAAATCTTAATTCATTTCCAAAAGTGAATTCTTTCCAATAGGAAGCTACAGATCCTCTATGAGGCATGCCCATACAGCCGCACACGATATTGGAGACATTTGATTATTTAGGTTCTTAGAAAGTGAGATATATTAGCAATACCTGCAGCATTGTGGATTTCATAACTTGTTTTAAGCAGTTTTAGAATGCATCGGAACAGTTTGATTGCATGCAtgattaaatgtttttatttgcaTTGCAGCTAGTGATGAATGCATTTTATTGTgc includes:
- the LOC132254114 gene encoding pyruvate kinase isozyme A, chloroplastic-like; protein product: MDVMDKKVATCLELRVYGYGSHGKRNGGGMHEHEVTICTFEEKGFVVAIMMDTKGSEIHMGELGGAPSAKAEDDVKVSDELLVDGGMVRFDVIEKIGPNVKCRCTDPGLLLPRVNLTFWWDGSLVRECNAMLPTISLKDWLDIDFGTAEDVDFIAISFVKSIEGIKHLKGYIAARSRDSDIIVIAKIESIDSLKNLEEIIQARQMKL
- the LOC100241933 gene encoding uncharacterized protein LOC100241933, whose product is MSPKTSIESCTFQLHSWRPFQLPTTPKTLEPDSHNSKPYSITTSSNGLHSKRPCLSDRKTSFPIDALDISKLSLLEDDKPASSAPRNRGNVRWIDRKRRRRGSRSVSGRSSDRSGTRRCCSVGASAAYATCSDFPVAAGTDSSGELFVNGDSNWSSDVSEAKNSRKDRDGGSGEKENLGSGFGHIGIFETQGNESGYGSEPGYRGDAEFGYGDELDEEEDDARLLFWGEQLGDNDTNMEMVGENTFSEQKAHHRCRRKKHDYRMIDALR